The nucleotide window CCGTTCGGCGCTGCGAGATCGTCGGCAATTTCTCCCATCAGGTGAGTCAGAAGTTCCGCCACCCGCCATCGGGTGTAAACACTGCTCTTCCCGCCGTAGGCGGCTGCTCCCGTCAACATCGACTGCAGCATGAGTACGTCAGGCGATGAACTGTTTACTAACAGTAATTCTCGGCCCAACGATATCTTCCCACGCGTTTCGAGCGATGCCCTTGGTACCCGAAGCAATAGTCCGCGGGAATCCGGACCTGATGTTTGAGCATATCTCACGCTACCGTCAAGGAGAAGGCATGAGCTCGATTCAAGCCGCACCGACTTTCCGTTTTGCTCGAACTCGGTTGAGCCGGTCTCTGCCAGAAATACGACGATGCTGCTCCGTCTCCAGCCATCGAGACCGGATCCCGGCTTCCACGTCCAGCGCTGCCCCGAAAGATCCGCGACCTCGAATCTCACATCGCCCATAAACCAGCATGACGTAACAAGCTGCCGCTTGACATTCTTGTCAAATTCACAGTGCATGCTCCAGTTTTTTTCTACCAGCCGACACCATTCATCCTCGGTCTTCGGCACTTCCTTTTCGAGAGCATGCGTAACAAAGTTCATCGTATTCTCTACGTTCTACCTGGTCCATCCGGGCGCGGAAAACGGCTCAAGGCATCTCCGCTATTCCGCGTGTGCGGTGAAACGGTCCGACATTCGAAGGCGAATAAGCGCCCTTGCCTGATCGAAAACGTCGTTGTCGTTCCAATGAGACAACGCATCCAGGCATTGAACCAACTGCAGCTCGTGCAAGCCTTCGGGCAACGTATCGTCGTTGGCCAGACGCTTTGCTATGCACAGGGCTGCTTCGTCGCACAGGACGTGGCCACGCCATGTCGCCAGCGCCATGAGGCAGGCGGCAATCGTCCCGCCATTCATTTGCGCCACCAGCGATTTGTCGTCCACGATACGCTGCGAAAGGCGAATCGCGGCGGTCGCGGACACGCCCGAATCGGCCAGCCTGCAAAGTGCGCCCAGACAGTTGACGACATGCTTCATGCTAAGGCGATGACATATGGACGCGTCTGAAGCGACGCGCCTGCACAGATGAACGGCCGCACCGTAACACACCTCATCCGCACACCACTTCGATAAAGCGGCCAGACAAACCGCCACATGCCTGCCATTCAGATGATGCCGCAGTGGACCGTCTTCCGATAGACGGGTTGCGAGTCTTCGGCCGGCCGCGTAGCAGGCGTCGTCGTTGCTCCACGTTGCTAGTCCACTTATGCAGTGCGTAAGGCGGACGCCATTCATCTGCCTAATCAGTGTCTCGTCCGTCGATAGACGTCCGGCCAACCGTCGTGCCGCGTCCAGACATGCTTGTTCACTACTCCACTTTCCCAGCGCATATAGGCAACTCGCAACCTCCTGTGCATTCATGCGGACGGACAACAGCTGATCCCTGACTATCCTCTCGGCGAGTCGTATGCTTGCGGCCCGGCATACGTCTTCATCGGGCCATTTGCTCAGTGCATTCAGGGCAATGGCGACCTCATGTCTTGCAAGCGCGTTCCCGAGATTCCTATCGGCAAAGATTCTGGTCGCCAGTCGCGCGGCGGCATCCCGGCAGACCGGCTCCTTGTCCCACTTGTTCAACGCATCGAGACATCTGGTCAACTGCTGGCCGTTGATCGTGTAGAAAAGCGAGTCATCCGTAGCCAGCCGTCTCGCAAGGGTCAAGGCCGCCTCGCGAAACTCATTGTCCCGATACCAGGCAGAAAGCGCACTTAAACATCCCGCGATTTCTTCGCCATTCATACCAAGGCGAAGTGCCTCGTCGATCGTCAGCCGGCAAGCAAGACTTCTCGCAGCGCTTTCGAATTTTGCGTCCCTGTACTCAAGACTTAGCGAAACCAGAGAGGCGCAGATCTCTGCGCTGCCAAGCTCAACGATTGATGCAGGACGTTTGCCGATCAGTTCAGCTACCTGCCGGCTCGACAATTTGGACGGATTGTTCACTTGATAACCATCGCAGTTACTTTCTTGCCCTGGAACAACTGGTTTCTAATTAACGTAACGTTTTGTTTAACATCAAAACGATACCAGGTAGCCTTTTAGATTCTTAGAGCCACAACCCTAAAAATTTATCTTTCCAGGCCTCCTAAATGTCCTTGCTCGGCATCTTGATTCAATGTTTTACACGACGTTTGACCACCGTGGACTTTCTCTTGCCTCTTCAAGACTTTAACGTTCTATACGCTAAAAATGCCTAACCTTCTGCCGTCAACTCCATTTGAGGCAAGCAACCATCGATCAATGTATGCCTCCCCTGATCTCAAATCTCGTCGTGCATCACGCTACCTTTTCAAGGCGGACCGTATGGATATCAACACCAACATTCCCTCCCTTATCGCTCAGCAGAACCTGAACGCCAACAACAGCAGCCTGAACACGGCAATTACGCGCCTGTCGTCGGGTAAGCGCATCAATAGCGCCGCAGACGATGCGGCTGGCCTGGCCGTCGTCACGACCATGACAACGCAGGAAAATGGCCTGAACCAGGGTATTCAGAACGCCAATAACGGGGTGGCGCTAGTGCAGACGATCGCC belongs to Paraburkholderia sp. SOS3 and includes:
- a CDS encoding AraC family transcriptional regulator; this translates as MNFVTHALEKEVPKTEDEWCRLVEKNWSMHCEFDKNVKRQLVTSCWFMGDVRFEVADLSGQRWTWKPGSGLDGWRRSSIVVFLAETGSTEFEQNGKSVRLESSSCLLLDGSVRYAQTSGPDSRGLLLRVPRASLETRGKISLGRELLLVNSSSPDVLMLQSMLTGAAAYGGKSSVYTRWRVAELLTHLMGEIADDLAAPNGRTRPELMLRKIKRFIERNVGNENIDLDFVANAMGVSKRHLSRIFAQEGTSVMRYLLQQRLAKAQRILAHSDESVRISDVAWHCGFVSAAHFSRAFKRHYGVSPTALQGTEPRQSNDGRPGTTSAYAS